In Arthrobacter sp. B3I4, the following proteins share a genomic window:
- a CDS encoding PLP-dependent cysteine synthase family protein, with translation MTARQQDRDWVDEAIRRINAENNRSADTHLYSVPLPEHWGVQLYLKDESTHRTGSLKHRLARSLFLFGLVNGWIREGTTIVEASSGSTAVSEAYFAQLLGLPFIAVMATTTSREKIRLIEQFGGTCHLVDHASEVYAAAEELARSTGGHYMDQFTYAERATDWRGNNNIAESIFGQLALEEHPVPDWIVVGAGTGGTSATIGRYLRYQRHDTRLAVVDPENSAFFPGWLASRDGGTTDASGQPSRIEGIGRPRLEPSFVPGVIDSMIQVPDAASVAAMRHLRDYAGLHAGPSTGTNLWGVWQLIAGMIAEGRHGSVVSLMCDGGDRYSGNYYNPEWLQTQNLDPAPYEATIGEFFASGVWPA, from the coding sequence ATGACAGCGCGCCAGCAGGACCGGGATTGGGTAGACGAAGCCATCCGCCGGATCAATGCTGAAAACAACAGATCCGCCGACACCCACCTCTACTCGGTGCCCCTGCCGGAGCACTGGGGCGTCCAGCTCTACCTCAAGGACGAATCGACCCACCGCACCGGAAGCCTGAAGCACCGGCTGGCCCGTTCGCTGTTCCTGTTCGGACTGGTCAACGGCTGGATCCGCGAAGGCACCACCATTGTGGAGGCGTCCAGCGGCAGCACAGCGGTTTCCGAAGCGTACTTTGCGCAATTACTGGGATTGCCATTCATCGCAGTGATGGCCACGACCACCAGCCGCGAGAAGATCAGGCTCATCGAACAGTTCGGCGGCACCTGCCACCTGGTGGACCACGCCTCCGAGGTTTACGCGGCCGCGGAAGAGCTGGCGCGAAGCACCGGCGGCCACTACATGGACCAGTTCACCTATGCGGAGCGGGCCACGGACTGGCGCGGCAATAACAATATCGCCGAGTCGATTTTCGGCCAGCTGGCCCTTGAGGAGCACCCGGTCCCGGACTGGATCGTGGTGGGAGCCGGCACCGGCGGCACCAGCGCCACCATCGGCCGGTACCTGCGCTACCAGCGGCACGACACCCGGCTCGCCGTCGTCGATCCCGAAAACTCCGCGTTCTTCCCCGGCTGGCTCGCCAGCCGGGACGGCGGGACAACGGACGCCTCCGGGCAGCCGTCGCGGATTGAGGGCATCGGCCGACCACGGTTGGAGCCCAGCTTCGTACCGGGGGTGATCGACTCGATGATCCAGGTTCCGGACGCCGCGTCCGTCGCCGCCATGCGCCACCTGCGCGACTACGCGGGCCTGCACGCCGGGCCCTCCACCGGCACTAACCTGTGGGGCGTGTGGCAGCTCATCGCCGGGATGATCGCCGAGGGCCGCCACGGCAGCGTGGTGTCGTTGATGTGCGACGGCGGCGACCGTTACTCCGGGAACTACTACAACCCCGAATGGCTGCAGACCCAGAACCTGGATCCGGCGCCGTATGAGGCCACCATCGGCGAGTTCTTCGCCAGCGGCGTCTGGCCCGCCTGA
- a CDS encoding sulfurtransferase — METLMTVAELKKRLDSGERTVLLDVRWALGDPHGREHYRQAHLPGAVFVDLPTELAGPEEPARGRHPLPPTEQFELSARSWGVRNGDTVVGYDDSGNMAAARLWWMLRNAGFSSVRLLDGGLAAWQAAGLEVESGEAAPEPGDVDLSDGDMPALGAAEAAGWSRTGVLLDARAGERYRGEIEPVDPRAGHIPGAVSAPTADNLAEDGRFLPAAVLRKRFAELGVTEELPTAVYCGSGVTAAHEIAALEIAGFPAALYPGSFSEWCNNPRNEVVTGAAPGGDGSAAG; from the coding sequence ATGGAAACGCTGATGACTGTGGCCGAACTCAAGAAACGGTTGGATTCCGGTGAGCGCACGGTGCTGCTGGATGTGCGCTGGGCGCTCGGCGACCCGCACGGCCGGGAGCACTATCGGCAAGCGCATCTTCCCGGTGCCGTGTTCGTGGACCTTCCCACCGAGTTGGCCGGTCCGGAAGAGCCCGCCCGAGGCCGCCACCCCTTGCCGCCAACGGAGCAGTTCGAGCTGTCGGCGCGCTCCTGGGGGGTCCGGAACGGGGACACGGTCGTGGGTTATGACGACAGCGGGAACATGGCAGCAGCACGGCTCTGGTGGATGCTGCGCAACGCCGGTTTCTCCTCGGTCCGACTGCTCGACGGCGGCCTTGCCGCCTGGCAGGCGGCCGGTCTGGAAGTCGAGAGCGGCGAAGCTGCTCCGGAGCCTGGCGACGTCGACCTCTCTGACGGCGACATGCCGGCCCTTGGCGCAGCTGAAGCGGCGGGCTGGTCCCGGACGGGCGTGCTCCTGGACGCCCGCGCCGGCGAACGCTACCGCGGCGAAATTGAACCCGTCGACCCGCGCGCCGGCCACATCCCCGGCGCAGTCAGCGCGCCGACCGCCGACAACCTGGCGGAGGATGGCCGTTTTCTGCCCGCGGCTGTGCTGCGGAAACGTTTTGCCGAACTCGGCGTCACCGAGGAGCTGCCGACGGCCGTCTATTGCGGCTCCGGCGTGACCGCGGCCCACGAGATCGCTGCCCTTGAGATTGCCGGCTTTCCCGCGGCACTGTACCCCGGCTCCTTCTCGGAGTGGTGCAACAACCCTAGAAACGAAGTCGTCACCGGTGCTGCTCCCGGCGGCGACGGGTCCGCGGCCGGTTAA
- a CDS encoding HNH endonuclease, with the protein MDGKQGPGVVLADSVKIADLARLLAGIPAPASAAALIAETRVLEDLKSALAARQARLAVAFDLAQRREQAAAGVPADQRGAGAGAQIALARRESPAKGARLLGLAKALVTEMPHTLTALETGHLNEWRATLLARETACLPAADRTAVDEELAPDTGTFDGAGDRAITAAARAAAYRRDPRSVTQRAAHAATERHVSIRPAPDTMCYLTALLPVGQGVAMYAALTRHADTLRSAGDTRTRGQLMADTLVERTTGTPGGINGVEIQLVMTDRTLLQADSEPARLPGYGIVPAGWARELLNGPAAGKEPGKINASSDDPAFATWIRRLYTAPATGDLVAMDSRDRLFPPGLRRFIQTRDDTCRTPYCDAPIRHLDHIIPWHNDGPTTSSNGAGLCEACNHTKETPGWTAQPRPGPGRHTLELTTPTGHTYSSTAPPLPGSGHRRMPEQLDALGPEAAAHAGPLQSRKLRHRAKVSMGTRVRKRAAA; encoded by the coding sequence ATGGACGGCAAGCAGGGGCCCGGCGTGGTTCTGGCGGACAGCGTGAAGATCGCGGACCTTGCGCGGCTCCTGGCCGGGATCCCGGCCCCGGCCAGCGCCGCGGCACTCATCGCTGAAACACGCGTCCTGGAGGATCTGAAGTCGGCCTTGGCTGCGCGTCAGGCCCGGCTCGCTGTCGCGTTCGACCTGGCCCAGCGGCGTGAACAAGCCGCCGCCGGAGTCCCCGCCGACCAGCGCGGGGCCGGGGCCGGGGCGCAGATCGCCCTGGCCCGGCGGGAATCCCCGGCCAAAGGCGCCCGGCTCCTCGGCCTGGCGAAAGCCCTCGTCACCGAAATGCCGCACACCCTCACCGCCCTGGAAACCGGACACCTCAACGAATGGCGCGCCACCCTTCTGGCCCGGGAAACCGCCTGCCTGCCCGCCGCCGACCGGACCGCCGTCGACGAAGAACTCGCCCCCGACACCGGCACCTTCGACGGCGCCGGGGACCGGGCCATTACCGCCGCAGCCCGCGCCGCCGCCTACCGCCGGGACCCCCGCTCGGTCACCCAGCGCGCCGCACACGCCGCCACCGAACGCCACGTCAGCATCCGCCCCGCCCCCGACACCATGTGCTACCTCACCGCACTGCTGCCCGTCGGCCAAGGCGTCGCCATGTACGCGGCCCTGACCCGGCACGCCGACACGCTCCGGTCCGCCGGAGACACCCGCACCCGCGGCCAACTGATGGCCGACACCCTCGTCGAACGCACCACCGGCACACCCGGCGGGATCAACGGAGTCGAAATCCAACTCGTCATGACCGACCGCACCCTCCTCCAAGCCGACAGCGAACCCGCCCGGCTCCCCGGCTACGGCATCGTCCCCGCCGGCTGGGCCCGGGAACTCCTCAACGGACCGGCGGCCGGCAAGGAGCCCGGCAAGATCAACGCCAGCAGCGACGATCCGGCCTTCGCGACCTGGATCCGGCGGCTCTACACCGCACCCGCGACCGGCGACCTCGTCGCCATGGACTCCCGAGACCGGCTCTTCCCACCCGGACTGCGCCGGTTCATCCAAACCCGCGACGACACCTGCCGCACACCCTACTGCGACGCCCCCATCCGGCACCTGGACCACATCATCCCCTGGCACAACGACGGACCAACCACCTCCAGCAACGGCGCCGGACTCTGCGAAGCCTGCAACCACACCAAAGAAACCCCCGGCTGGACCGCACAACCCAGACCCGGACCCGGCCGCCACACCCTCGAACTCACCACCCCAACCGGCCACACCTACTCCTCAACCGCACCACCGCTACCAGGAAGCGGGCACCGGCGAATGCCTGAGCAACTGGATGCGCTTGGCCCCGAGGCGGCAGCTCACGCCGGACCGTTGCAGAGCAGGAAGCTGCGGCATCGGGCGAAAGTATCCATGGGCACCCGCGTGCGCAAGCGGGCAGCCGCGTGA
- a CDS encoding CU044_5270 family protein, with protein sequence MKTKTTADPLRRQLASLDPAGHVTADELVRSRERSLAAMQLVAAPQEHDGVAVRGEAVRYPAATELSARRSRRAHTWLTSAAAAAVLAALITGDVLGLAGWRGGATAQAAEVLNKAAQTTIETTDPVVKPGQYLRIKSTNVWATNTYEQDGSQYRWLDTEKSDLYIPADRSAEWVWQRSGRLPTTFFDADSKDYALEQNIQPSPELLHARNGAFYGSPGGSTATDLSKLPRDPYRLLNSIYKQTLGHGQSVDGEALVFIADLLRTGVVPADLRAALYKAAALIPGVTVTEGQANLDGRTGVAIGRLEDGPAKSRQEIVIDPRTGLMIGERSVLTQAQEGFPAGTATTWTAIETSVSNTAP encoded by the coding sequence ATGAAAACGAAGACGACCGCTGACCCGCTTCGCCGTCAGCTGGCTTCCCTTGATCCGGCAGGACACGTCACCGCCGACGAATTGGTCCGGAGCAGGGAGCGCTCCCTGGCAGCCATGCAACTCGTCGCAGCACCGCAGGAACACGACGGTGTCGCTGTCCGGGGCGAAGCCGTCCGGTACCCCGCAGCAACAGAACTCTCCGCCCGGCGTTCGCGGCGTGCGCACACCTGGCTGACGTCGGCCGCCGCCGCGGCTGTGCTCGCAGCACTGATCACGGGAGACGTCCTTGGTCTTGCCGGCTGGCGGGGCGGAGCCACCGCCCAGGCCGCTGAGGTCCTCAACAAAGCTGCGCAGACCACAATCGAGACCACCGACCCGGTGGTGAAGCCGGGCCAGTACCTGCGGATCAAGAGCACCAACGTCTGGGCCACAAATACCTACGAGCAGGACGGATCCCAGTACCGGTGGCTGGACACGGAAAAATCGGACTTGTACATTCCCGCTGACCGCTCCGCTGAATGGGTGTGGCAACGATCGGGACGCCTGCCCACGACCTTCTTCGATGCCGATTCCAAGGACTACGCTCTCGAACAGAACATACAGCCGTCTCCGGAGTTGCTGCACGCGCGCAATGGAGCTTTCTACGGAAGCCCGGGCGGGTCGACGGCCACGGACCTGTCCAAGTTGCCCCGCGACCCGTACCGGCTGCTGAACAGCATCTACAAACAGACCCTGGGGCACGGACAGTCCGTCGACGGTGAAGCGCTGGTGTTTATCGCGGACCTCCTGAGGACCGGCGTCGTCCCTGCCGACCTGCGGGCCGCCCTCTACAAGGCCGCGGCTCTGATTCCCGGGGTGACAGTCACCGAAGGCCAAGCCAACTTGGACGGCCGCACCGGTGTCGCCATCGGACGCCTCGAGGATGGGCCCGCCAAATCACGGCAGGAGATTGTTATCGACCCCCGGACCGGACTGATGATCGGAGAACGATCCGTTCTTACCCAGGCCCAGGAGGGCTTTCCTGCGGGCACCGCAACGACCTGGACCGCCATCGAAACGTCCGTCAGCAATACGGCGCCCTAG
- a CDS encoding NAD(P)-dependent alcohol dehydrogenase, which produces MTPGRPVPPPLAKPLPDLNDVEATNATDAGPALAAAYGATASDSGLVPLTVARRAPKDDDVEIAVEFCGLCHSDVHATRGEWGNQNYPLIPGHEIVGRVSRVGSAVDDFTVGERVGVGCMVDSCRECDSCLDGLEQYCENGMTGTYGAKDARNGGATTQGGYSTSIVVDRNYVLRVPEGMDPAAAAPLLCAGITTYSPLNHFEAEEGDVVGVVGLGGLGHMAVKIAKAMGAEVTVFTTSEQKFAAARDLGADHVVLSTDPAAMEAADRSIDVIIDTVAAPHDLNPFFRTLRVDGALFQLGLPSEAMPPVNPGALIRRRIAYAGSLIGGIAETQEMLDFCAEHGVVADVEVVSADQLNEAYDRMVAGDVKYRFVLDASTLGSPAEKADV; this is translated from the coding sequence ATGACTCCAGGACGACCCGTACCGCCGCCCCTCGCCAAGCCGCTTCCCGACCTCAACGACGTCGAGGCCACCAATGCAACCGACGCCGGCCCCGCCCTCGCCGCGGCCTATGGTGCTACGGCCAGTGACAGCGGCCTTGTTCCGTTGACCGTGGCCCGGCGGGCGCCCAAGGACGACGACGTCGAGATCGCCGTTGAGTTCTGCGGCCTGTGCCACTCGGACGTGCACGCCACCCGCGGGGAGTGGGGCAACCAGAACTACCCCCTCATCCCCGGGCACGAGATCGTCGGCCGCGTCTCCCGCGTCGGCTCCGCCGTCGACGACTTCACCGTCGGGGAACGCGTCGGCGTCGGCTGCATGGTTGATTCCTGCCGTGAATGCGACAGCTGCCTCGACGGCCTGGAGCAGTACTGCGAGAACGGGATGACCGGAACCTACGGCGCCAAGGATGCCCGGAACGGCGGCGCCACCACGCAAGGCGGTTACTCGACGTCGATTGTCGTGGACCGCAACTACGTGCTGCGGGTTCCGGAGGGCATGGACCCGGCCGCCGCGGCGCCCCTGCTGTGCGCCGGCATCACCACCTACTCGCCGCTCAACCACTTCGAGGCGGAAGAAGGCGACGTCGTCGGCGTCGTCGGGCTCGGCGGACTCGGCCACATGGCGGTCAAGATTGCCAAGGCCATGGGCGCGGAAGTCACGGTCTTCACGACGTCGGAGCAAAAGTTCGCTGCGGCGCGCGACCTGGGTGCAGACCACGTGGTCCTCTCCACCGATCCGGCCGCGATGGAAGCGGCGGACCGCAGCATCGACGTCATTATCGACACTGTCGCCGCCCCGCACGACCTCAACCCCTTCTTCCGCACCCTCCGCGTCGACGGCGCCCTCTTCCAGCTGGGCCTGCCCTCGGAAGCCATGCCGCCGGTCAACCCCGGCGCGCTGATCCGCCGCCGGATCGCCTACGCCGGTTCACTGATCGGCGGGATCGCCGAGACGCAGGAGATGCTCGACTTCTGCGCCGAACACGGCGTGGTGGCCGACGTCGAGGTGGTCAGCGCGGACCAGTTGAACGAGGCCTATGACCGCATGGTGGCCGGCGACGTGAAGTACCGATTTGTCCTGGACGCCAGCACCCTGGGGTCCCCGGCGGAAAAGGCGGATGTATGA
- a CDS encoding HIT family protein yields MSTLFTKIIKGEIPGRFVWREDDVVAFLTVGPLADGHTLVVPTEEVDRWTDASPEVLGRVMEVARKIGAVQVDVFDAARAGLTVAGYEINHLHVHVWPSNSMADFDFGTVDQHPDPAVLDANAEKLREGLRKAGYAEHVPEA; encoded by the coding sequence ATGAGCACCCTGTTCACAAAAATCATCAAAGGCGAGATCCCGGGCCGCTTCGTCTGGCGCGAGGACGACGTCGTCGCGTTCCTGACCGTCGGCCCGCTGGCCGACGGGCACACGCTTGTGGTCCCCACCGAGGAGGTGGACCGCTGGACCGACGCTTCACCGGAGGTACTGGGGCGGGTGATGGAGGTTGCCCGCAAGATCGGCGCCGTCCAGGTGGACGTCTTCGACGCAGCCCGAGCCGGCCTGACCGTGGCGGGTTATGAGATCAACCACCTGCACGTGCACGTCTGGCCGTCCAACTCGATGGCCGACTTTGACTTCGGCACGGTCGACCAGCACCCGGACCCGGCAGTCCTGGACGCGAACGCGGAGAAGCTCCGGGAGGGACTCCGTAAGGCAGGGTACGCCGAGCACGTCCCGGAGGCCTAA